From a single Bacillus gobiensis genomic region:
- the lepA gene encoding translation elongation factor 4, producing MTDKENRLKRQSRIRNFSIIAHIDHGKSTLADRILEKTAAITQREMKEQLLDSMDLERERGITIKLNSVQLKYAAKDGEEYIFHLIDTPGHVDFSYEVSRSLAACEGAILVVDAAQGIEAQTLANVYLALDNDLEILPIINKIDLPSAEPDRVRQEIEDVIGLDASEAVLASAKAGIGIEEILEQIVEKVPAPSGDPDAPLQALIFDSLYDAYRGVIAYIRVINGTVKPGQKIKMMATGKEFEVIEVGVFTPKATPTEELTVGDVGFLTAAIKNVGDSRVGDTITHAKNQASEALPGYRKMNPMVYCGLYPIDTAKYNDLREALEKLELNDSALQYEPETSQALGFGFRCGFLGMLHMEIIQERIEREFKIDLITTAPSVIYEVFMSDGESLIVDNPSNMPDPQKIDRIEEPFVKATMMVPNDFVGAVMELCQGKRGNFIDMQYMDANRVNIVYEIPLAEIVYEFFDQLKSNTKGYASFDYEMIGYRPSQLVKMDIMLNGEKIDALSFIVHRDYAYERGKIIVEKLKELIPRQQFEVPVQAAIGQKIVARSTIKAMRKNVLAKCYGGDISRKRKLLEKQKEGKKRMKTVGSVEVPQEAFMAVLKMDDSQNK from the coding sequence GTGACGGATAAAGAAAATCGCTTAAAAAGGCAATCAAGAATCCGTAATTTTTCGATCATCGCCCATATTGATCATGGAAAATCAACACTGGCGGATCGAATATTAGAAAAAACAGCTGCGATCACGCAAAGGGAAATGAAAGAGCAGCTTTTGGATTCAATGGATTTGGAAAGAGAACGCGGAATTACGATTAAGCTGAATTCGGTTCAGTTAAAATATGCGGCGAAAGACGGGGAAGAATATATTTTTCATTTAATCGATACTCCCGGACACGTCGACTTTTCTTACGAGGTTTCAAGAAGCTTAGCTGCCTGTGAAGGGGCGATTTTAGTCGTTGATGCAGCGCAGGGCATAGAGGCGCAGACATTGGCAAACGTTTATTTGGCTCTGGATAACGATTTAGAGATTCTTCCGATAATTAACAAAATTGACTTGCCGAGTGCTGAACCGGATCGCGTCCGTCAAGAAATTGAGGATGTAATCGGCCTTGATGCTTCAGAAGCTGTACTTGCTTCTGCAAAAGCAGGGATTGGAATCGAAGAAATTCTGGAACAAATTGTCGAAAAAGTGCCTGCTCCGTCCGGTGATCCGGATGCGCCGCTTCAGGCGTTAATTTTCGACTCGCTTTATGACGCATATCGGGGAGTTATCGCTTATATCAGAGTCATTAATGGAACGGTTAAGCCCGGGCAGAAGATAAAGATGATGGCAACGGGCAAAGAATTCGAGGTCATAGAGGTAGGGGTTTTCACCCCGAAAGCAACGCCGACCGAAGAGCTTACGGTTGGAGATGTCGGCTTTTTAACTGCTGCGATCAAAAATGTCGGCGATTCCCGGGTGGGTGATACGATTACGCACGCCAAGAATCAGGCAAGCGAAGCCCTTCCAGGATACAGAAAAATGAATCCGATGGTATATTGCGGACTTTATCCCATTGACACAGCGAAGTACAATGACTTAAGAGAGGCTCTGGAAAAGCTGGAACTGAATGATTCCGCCCTTCAATATGAACCGGAAACTTCACAAGCGTTGGGCTTTGGGTTCCGCTGCGGCTTTCTTGGCATGCTTCATATGGAAATCATCCAGGAAAGAATTGAAAGAGAATTTAAAATTGACTTAATTACGACGGCACCAAGTGTTATTTATGAAGTATTTATGTCGGATGGGGAAAGCCTTATCGTTGACAATCCGTCAAACATGCCTGATCCGCAAAAGATTGACCGAATAGAAGAGCCGTTTGTCAAAGCGACAATGATGGTTCCAAACGATTTTGTCGGGGCGGTTATGGAATTATGCCAGGGCAAAAGAGGAAACTTTATCGACATGCAATATATGGATGCCAACCGGGTAAATATCGTTTATGAAATCCCGCTTGCCGAAATTGTATATGAATTCTTTGACCAATTAAAATCGAATACAAAAGGATACGCGTCGTTTGATTATGAAATGATTGGCTATAGGCCGTCGCAACTTGTGAAAATGGATATCATGCTGAACGGTGAAAAAATCGATGCCCTCTCCTTCATTGTTCATCGTGACTATGCATACGAACGAGGAAAAATCATCGTTGAAAAGCTGAAAGAGCTTATTCCACGCCAGCAATTTGAAGTGCCTGTTCAAGCGGCAATCGGCCAGAAAATTGTGGCAAGGTCTACCATTAAAGCGATGCGTAAAAACGTATTGGCGAAATGCTACGGCGGCGATATTTCAAGAAAAAGAAAGCTTCTTGAAAAACAAAAAGAAGGCAAAAAGCGGATGAAAACAGTAGGATCTGTAGAGGTGCCCCAAGAAGCATTTATGGCCGTCTTAAAAATGGATGACAGCCAAAACAAATAA
- a CDS encoding GNAT family N-acetyltransferase, with protein MMLSAKRITLRPVIEDDWEMRYRWLSDPDINKCPPSGTGIPLTPATVRERTLIYAKSDPSRVDFTVLQEDGTAIGNAHLFNVNPWSRKAEFGVWLGEKSVWGQGYGTEVTRVLAEFAFMRLNLHKVYLSVDADNFGGIRCYEKAGFKKDGVLRDDVFKNGQYVDRIIMSLLKKEFAF; from the coding sequence ATGATGTTATCCGCAAAAAGAATTACACTTCGTCCAGTAATAGAGGATGATTGGGAAATGCGTTATAGATGGCTATCTGATCCTGATATAAACAAATGCCCCCCTTCTGGCACTGGTATTCCGCTAACCCCTGCCACTGTTAGAGAAAGGACCCTGATCTATGCAAAAAGCGATCCATCCAGAGTGGATTTTACTGTTCTTCAAGAGGATGGAACAGCAATTGGCAATGCTCATCTATTCAACGTTAACCCATGGTCACGGAAAGCAGAGTTTGGCGTTTGGCTTGGGGAAAAATCAGTTTGGGGGCAGGGATATGGAACGGAAGTAACCCGGGTACTTGCTGAGTTTGCTTTTATGAGGCTAAATCTTCACAAAGTATATCTATCAGTTGATGCCGACAATTTTGGTGGGATTCGCTGTTATGAAAAGGCTGGTTTTAAGAAAGATGGGGTTCTGCGTGATGATGTTTTTAAGAACGGACAATATGTAGATCGAATCATAATGAGCCTTCTCAAAAAAGAATTTGCCTTTTAA
- a CDS encoding YqxA family protein: MAAFTMRFFFLVVILLFGVLLGMQQANDGMKHMKGYEDPDLKNAFALQGGEGEEREASVLGHEVSTTDLEEKQKELEEVEAFNIFSRTGKALADGITNSAQSLYDWAAKRIEGE, from the coding sequence ATGGCGGCTTTCACAATGAGATTTTTCTTCTTAGTCGTCATCTTGTTGTTCGGTGTATTGCTCGGAATGCAGCAAGCAAATGACGGGATGAAGCACATGAAGGGCTATGAAGATCCGGATCTGAAAAATGCCTTTGCGCTTCAAGGCGGAGAAGGGGAAGAGAGAGAGGCTTCTGTCCTCGGTCATGAAGTAAGTACAACCGATTTAGAAGAAAAACAAAAAGAGCTTGAAGAGGTTGAAGCCTTTAACATTTTTTCAAGAACGGGAAAAGCTTTAGCTGATGGAATTACAAATTCTGCCCAATCACTTTACGATTGGGCGGCTAAAAGAATAGAAGGCGAGTAG